A window of Theropithecus gelada isolate Dixy chromosome 8, Tgel_1.0, whole genome shotgun sequence genomic DNA:
aaggctgaggtaggaggtttGATTGGGCCCAGGTGGTCGAGGCTATgatgagccgtgatcatgccactccattccagcttgggcaacagagtgagatgctgtatcaaaaaaaaaattcctgatttTGATGAATCTCCTTACTGTTAGAAATATTTAGGGGTAAAAGGAGCATGAggtaggctgggcgcaggggctcatccctgtaatcgcagcactttggagggccaacacaggcggatcacctgaggccaggagttcgagatcagtgtggccaacatagcaaaaccctgtctctactaaaaatacaaaaattagctgggcatagtggcgcatacctatagtcccagctactcaggaggctgaggcaggagaattgctcaaacccaggatggggaggttgcagtgagccaagattacaccactgcactccagcttgggtgacagaatgagattccatctcaaaaaaaaaaaaaaaaaaaaaagttccctgaTTTTGATAAATGTCCTTATTGTTAGGAATTACACAGTTAAGTATTTAGGGTTAAAAGGAACATGAGGTACACAACTTACTtccaaatgattaaaaaaaaaattatgcatacACCTGCATGTGTATATTCAGAAAGAGAGAAGGTcaggcagaggaagcagagagGATGAGACTGATCGGCAAATGTGGTCAAATGTTAACCACTAACAAACTGGGAGGAAGGGTTTATAGGAGCTCTTTGTACTGTTCTTGcaacttttttttaacatttgaaattattccaaataaaGTTACCAGAAAAGTATATCTATGCAATGATTGCAATTATCAGAATTTTACATTCTtgccaaaggaaaggaaacaagagggaaaaagaaaatacctgacCTGAATGGGCCAGATTGTGGGTGacattttcttctcattaaaaagaagcgccaggctgggtgtggtggctcacgcctgtaaccccagcactttgggaggccaaggtgggaggatcacttgagcccaggatttcaagaccagcctaggcaacatagcaagaccccatctctattaagaaggaaaatgtttaaataattttttttttttttttttaaattttttgagactgagtctagctctgttgcccaggctggagtgcagtggccggatctcagctcactgcaagctctgcctcccgggtttacgccattctcctgcctcagcctcctgagtagctgggactacaggcgcccgccaccccgcccggctaattttttgtattttttagtagagacggggtttcaccgtgttagccaggatggtctcgatctcctgacctcgtgatccgcccgtctcggcctcccaaagtgctgggattacaggcttgagccaccgcgcccggccaataatttttttaaaaaagaaggaccAGCGTCAATCATGTTgcttgagacaaaaaaaaaaatttaacaataactAAACAAGTAAACAAGTATAAGGGAATAAAGTAATTATCCAGTGGAATGTCTGGGGGCTTCCAAAGTTTACTTAAAGACTCCAGATGTATGACTAAGTGGTTCCTGGCACCACCAGCTGCCCAGGGTGAGGTATACGATGGTGACTATGGAAACAGGTGCTCTGTCAATCCCTAACGAATGCACCAGCTTCCCAGAAGACATACCTTCATCATGGCCTCGTTGTTCAAGTTCTCACTGATGATGGTGGCAGTTCCCAAGCTGGAGTTAGCAACCTTGGTGGTCGTTGCATTCATTGGCTTCACAGGATGAAGTctaaagagaaggggaaaaggatCTTTAGACCCTCCTGACATGGCAAAACTGAGCAACTGCCCACCACAAAAATGGCAGCCAGTAAGCCAGACAAGGGGCAGGTGGGTCACATGCTGCCCTCATCTCCGGGCCAACACACTCCAATGTCTCAGTGCCTGTGGAAACAAAAGTAGTCAGGACTGGGCCACCACATGCAAGCCAGCAAAGCACGTCCTTGCCCAGATGTCCTGGTATCTTCACGGGACCCTTGGTCTTCTTACAAACATCAGAACATTAAAGGCAGTCTCTTATTTTCTGAAGTCAACTAGAGCCTAGGCGTTCACTGTAAAACTTTGCAGAGGCTTCTGTCTCTCCATAGTAAAGAGAGttcaaaacaaacatacaagCTTCACGTTGGGCAGTGCTTGAAGAAGTTTTTGACACTGCTAGATGCTACCACCGCTCAATGCCAGTTAGTTCTGAGACTGTTAAGATACTGGTGGCATTGCGTTTCTGCAATGTGAGTGCTCCAAATCTGACTGTGCAGAATAATTCCTAAGCTATATTTACAGACTGCTATTATGTTCTTGCTATAAACGCAGCAGCGTCTTGAGGTATTACCACCACAAGGGGCAGTCCTACCAGCAGGACAGTGACAGGCGGGTCGTCCTGTCAGACGTCTGTGTGGTTAGAAAGCCGTAACCTCTGCAGGTAGGAAGCAAAGGGGGACATTGCTGACATTTACATAGACAATCTCCCCCATCTCTCACCTGTGCTTAGCTGACCCAGTTCCAGCGCCTGGCTGAGCTGAGACTGGATGTGTCTCCGAGGGTGAGACCCAGGCCTGGAGGAGTGGCTTCCTCTTGCCAAAATTTTCAACTCTACCAGCGGAGCCCTCTGCTGtggcttttttttgagattctgCTGTGCTGGTGTGGTGAGTGTCAGAATGTGCAGAGCTGGGGAAAGACTGTGTGGCAGGAAAGAGCTCAGAAGGGGAGGGGCTGGGTACAGGATTGTCCAGGGACGTGCCAGGAGGCGGGCTTGGACTCCCATTTCCCATCGGTTTTTCTTCCTCACCACCACTGGGGCCTGGCAGCTGTTCATCAGAACTTGAGCTCTTGCCAAGATGTGGTTTGTAAATTCCGAACTCTGTGGTCTGCTCTGAAGGAGCTGTCACAGATGCTTTGGGTGCTTGCAGGCTGAAATCACGCAGGCCCTCCCCCAGTGCCAACCTATCTGCCTTGCCACTGGGCCCCTTTCCCCTCTCAGGACAGGGGACTACCAAGCTCAAGGACGAAGCTCCTATGTCCAGAGTTGACGACTTTGCTGTCTCTCCATCATCTTCAACCTGATCTCTGTCATCTTCAACCTGATCTATTCTTTCATCATCTGATGCGACTTCAGGAATGGAAGGAAGGCTTAAGTTCAGATCGGCTGTGGCTGGAGATTTAAAATCCGAGGCCAACTGAAGGTCACTCAAGGGGTCAGACAATAAACCTTCATGGTCACTGGCTTTGCTCTGATACTGAGTCACAAGGGCATGCTCTCCCTCCATCCTAAAGAGTGGAGTGTCTTTCGCTGAGCTTGCTTCACTCGTGGGGCCTTCGGAGAAACTCTCCtcctgggaggggaggaggaggtgacCCGCCAGGGAGGCTGGCGCACCGCACGTCGCTGGCCCAGGTGTGGTCACCGATTCCCTCTCTGAGTCCTCTGTGTGGGGAGACCCAGGAGGCTCTCCATCAGAGGCGTTTCCAGCAACAGCCCATGCAGGGGTCAGCTCCTGGGGACAACTGCTGTGTCCTTCCACCAGCGGGACGGCCCTCTCTACCACCTCTTCTGTGAAGAGCTGCTCAGAAAATGACACGCGCTTCTTGGTTTTCTTCTGGCCCTCACGGAGGTTCAGACCcatctcttccagcttctgcatCGTGGAATCAATGCAAGGGACCGATTCTCCCATGGGAAGAGGGGGTGCTGCTTCTTCAACTGCATCCCTAGCTTTGCTCCCCACAAGAGACCCAGCCTGACTCTCCAAGTCTTTGTCTCCTCCTGCCACAAGCTCCCCAACAGGGCTCGCAGCTCCATCACTGCCGAGTGAAAGGGCAGACGGTACTTCCTGGGCCTCTCCAGATGATGGGCTATAGTCTTGTTTTTTGTGGGGGAATCTCGGAAGTTCTTCCTCTTGTCGCCCCGTTTCAGGCTGCTCCGGGAGAGACTCCTCCAACTCAAGGCTACTGGTGTTCTTCTCTGTGCCTGTCTCACGGGTCCTGCCCATCAGAGAATTTTCTGTCCCTTTATTCGCTGGAATGGATGGCTGTTTGAAAAGTGATCCCGGGGCAGAAGAACCAGAATTTGGAACTGGTGTTAAACTCTCCGTTTGCAACTCTGCCTTAGGGAGCAAGGGTGGTTCTTCAGACTTGGCCTGGCCCCTATCTATGAGAGGACAGCTTTCAATTGGAGTGGATGTGGAAATGGGAGCTGCTATGGGAgatgagagagaggagaagacagAAAGACTCTCAGAAGACTGTGTGTCTGTACCATGTCCCAATTCAGAGGGGACAGGTGCCTGGCCAGAActagaagggagaggaagagaggaaggggagtCAGCGGGGGAAGGAAGCCTGGCTGTGGGTTGCGCCTCCGGAGACACTTCCAGTCTgcaaaaaggacaaaataaaatctGCAGGTCAGTGCAGATGCATCATGAGagacaaagaaaatacacaaaaatcaagtcaTTCACCAGGGGAGAACGTCTTTACACGTGGGGCAGTACCTTAAGAAGTTAAAAAAGGAAcactagccaggcgcagtggctcacacctgtaatcccagcactgtgggaggccgaggcgggcggatcacctgaagtcaggagttcgagaccagcccagccaacatggtgaaacctcatctctactgaaaaatacaaaaattagtcgggtgtggtggtgtgcacctgtagtcccagctactctcaggagactgaggcaggagaattgcttgcacctgggaggttgcggtaagccgagatcgcgccactgcactccagcctgggtgacagtggaagaccgtctcaaaaaaaaaaaaaaaaggaacactaaCACTTAACAGACACTTTTACAACCAAGCAGATCTGTCACACAAAAGTCTGTTGCAATAGAGTGAAAAGATCCCAGTAAAGATCTGGTTTCTTGTGGTGATTAACACAAGGCCCGAGCATTTGATTATTACAGGACAAAATGCACCTAAAAGTTTCAAAGTGGTTAAAGATGTTAACACAAAGCAATAGGCACAGATAAGTTCAAGAGGaacagtgtgtatgtgtgcatgtcaAAGTAAGCAGaatctctcaaaaaacaaatctcTCACTCCCCAGACCACAGAAATATTGTCAGTGTCAATGTGAGTCACACAGAAAAGCACAAGTCCCCAAGGCCAGTCCCCAAGTCTCACGCTGGCTCTCACAACAAGGGGCAAAGTGGACACAGAGAACTGTCACTGTCACTCAAGAGAGGACCGTCACTGTCACTCGTCACTGTCACTGTCACTCGAGAGACCAAGGGTCTCTCCTACCGGAAACCAATGCCAAAATGCAATGAGGCAGGATAACATCTGGCTCAAGGGGAAATATGAGATAAGAACTTCGTAAACACAGGTACGGCATATACTACAACCCAAACCCAGTATTCCCAACTTGCAACACCCAGAATCTTGCTACAAACCATTGCATTCCACTGAGATCTGATAAGCTGACAGAAAGGACAGACCATGCCTGCAGGGCGGTAGCTCTGGGCTAGGAAACATCACTGCAATTTGTACAGGGCAGGCCAGGCTGGCAGTAGGGACTcgttaaaaaaagaatttaggccAGCAAACCTTTGGCATGTACGGGTACTGTGACATCATGGAACCGGCAAGAGCGGGTCTAACGTCAGCCTGAAAACCACCAATGGCGAGGTAGACATGCCCTGCATGAGAAGAGCCAAAACTCACCGGGGCTTGACAGCTCTGGTCTGGGGAGCCCTCTGAGAGGAAATTGGAGGTTTCGGTTCAGACTTGGACTCCGGCTCAGCTTCTGGTTCTGTGATCTGCACATCTTCAAAGGGGTTCAGGGAGCTGCCCTGTCTGGAGACCACAGCTGCGGTATCTTTTTCGGATCTTCTCACAAGGTCTTCAGCAGGCCCCGACGCGTCCTCCCCGGGCTTAACCCCCATCAGCatgccttccttctccctccccaggaCCGTGAGAGGGTTTTCACCTTCACTGCTCTTAGCCGCGTCCTTCTTCCCCGTCATCAGAGACAGCAAAGAGGACCTCCTGCTCTCTGGTTTCTTGCTCTCCTTGGCTTCTTTTGCGGCCTCCGAGTTTGCGGGGGCCATGTTTTCCCTGAGGTCCCCACTGACCAGTGGGGCAGGTCGGTAGGACGGCAGGGTCATAGACTTCAAGGAGTCCTTGGTGGAAGATTCGGAGAACCGCCTGTCAGAAGACAGCCCACCTCCTTCAGCAGGCTCCTTCCAAGACCCAGCCGCCAGGTTCTCCGTAGAAGAGAACAAATGCTTCTTTCTGAAGCCcctgggggatggggaggaggatggGCTACTGTCCTTGGTTTCACCCTTGCCTTCTGGCTGCTCCAGGTAAACATGGTTCCCATTGATGCAGACATTAGAGCGGGAAAGGACATCGTTCTTAGACCGAAGGCCGCCAAGAAAGGAAAGTCCTTCCTTCTTGGGAAGGGTGAAGTTGACCTGGTTCAGTTGCTTAAGATCTGTACTCGCTGTTCTCTTGTGAGACATGACtttgggaagaaaaacaaagaacagaaaggGGATAAGATGTTAAACGGGTGGTTTGCAGCGTGGGGGCATCTGTCAATGTCTGGATACATTTCTGGTTGTCACAGCTTGGAGGGGGTGTGCTGCTATTCGTATCCAGCAGGTAGAGGACAAGGATGATACTGAACATCTTACAATGTATAGCACAGTCCCCCCCCGACAAAGGCCTATCTGGTCCAAACTGTCcacagtgctgaggctgagaaaccctggatTAAACCAATGAAAAGGGCAGCAGTAGAAGGTAGAGTAGCAGAATCCAGCCAGTGGGAGGGATTTAGACATTGAAATCGAAGTTCAAAATACATAATTAACTCAGAGCTAAAGGAACCAGATTCCTTGGCTTCTGATAAGGCTATATCCCACAAGGGTTAAGCACATCACAGGAACTCAATAACTACCTGATGAATTAATGAAATATCAGAATTACTATAAGGTTTCATGGTtttacccttaaaaaaaaaaaaaaaacaactttgaagACACTCGTTCTATTAGCTCTAAAAGCTTGTACTAACGGACATCATTTATAGAGCCAGAAACTCTGGAAAAGGAATTTATGCATTCTTAGAAACCAGAGGgtatagggccgggcgcggtggctcacgcctgtaatcccagcactttgggaggccgaggcgggcggatcacaaggtcaggagatcgaaaccacagtgaaaccccgtctctactaaaaatacaaaaaattagccgggcgcggtggtgggcgcctgtagtcccagctactcaggaggctgaggcaggagaatggcgggaacccgggaggcggagcttgcagtgagccgagatcgcgccactgcactccagcctgggcaacagcgcgagactccgtctcaaaaaaaaaaaaaaaaaagaaaccagagggtataatcccagcactttgggaggccgaggcaggcagatcacttgaagtcaggagttcaaaaccagcctggccaacatgatgaaaccccgactaaaaacacaaaaattcgccgggtgtggaggtgggcacctataatccaaggtactcgggaggctgaggcaggagaatcgcttaaacctcaGAAGACAGAAGTttcagagagccaagatcgtgccactgcactccagcctgggtgacagagcaagacaccatctcaaagaaagaaagaaagaaaccagaggGCTTAGAAATAGAGAGGGCATCTCAGCTATGGGCAGTGGTTCACACGGGTCATACCAGCcatttgagaggatgaggcaggaggattacttgaagccaggagtttcagaccagcctgggcaacatagtgagacctcatctctaaaaaaaaattttttttaattagccaggtgtgatggtgcacacctgtagtcccagctcctcagaaggccaaggtgggaggattgcttgagcccaggagttggaggctgcggtaagctatgatcgtgccactgcactccagcctggcaatagagcaagaccctgtctctaaaacaaacaaacaaaaaatattttttcttttttttgagacagagtctcactctgtcgcccaggctggagtgcagtgacacaatctcggctcactgcaaggtccacctcctgggttcacgccattctcctgactcagcctcctgagttgttggggctacaggcgcccaccaccacgcctggctaattttttttttgtatttttggtagagacggggcttcaccatgttagccaggatggtctcaatctcctgacctcgtgatccacccgcctcggcctcccaaagtgctgggattacaggcatgagccaacaaaaaatatttttaaaaaagaaacagatagggcttttttttttttttttttttttgagacagtctcactctgttacccaggctggagtgcagtggcacgatcacagcttactgcagcctctacttcctgagctcaagtaatcctcccagcctagcctcctgagtagctgggactacaggtgtgtgacatcacatctggctaatttttgtactttttgtagagacagggtttcaccatgttgcccaggctagtctcaaactcctgggctcaagcgatctgcctgcctcggcctcccaaagtgctgggattacaggcatgagccaccatgcctggtttgaGAGACGGCATCTTAACCACCActatcattaccaccatcaccatgatTTTGTAACTGAGGAattgaattaaactctttctcttaaaatttgtctgtttcttctctctcagaATGAAGCATGGTAAGTGGAAGAAGAGATGTCAGGAAGTGGAAGCAGGAAGAGGCAGAAACTCACCATCCGAGGCTGAGGAGGACTCGTCCTCATTGTCGTCTTCATCCCACTGGGACTGAAAGTCTCCGGGACGAAGCAGCACTTTTTCTGGCTTTGAAGTCGGCAGGACAGACATGGACTGGGAAAGAGGCGTCTTCTGCAAATTCGACTTGGAAAATAAGGTCTTGATCTtcgatttctttttcttgtctttgccCACAGACTCATCATCACTGTCGACCGAAGGTGTCGTGCTAGGGATGATGGCTGAGGCGGTGTCTGACCCGCTGTCCTTATTCTTCCCCTTGATCTTGTCCTTCAGTTTTCCAAATGGATTCCGAGACTTGTCTTTCATAGAAAGGTCAAACATGCTGGCAGTCATGTTGTTTCTCATAAACTGAATGTCAACCTCAATTTCTCCTCGCTCCT
This region includes:
- the RAB11FIP1 gene encoding rab11 family-interacting protein 1 isoform X1 gives rise to the protein MSLMASAGRGLGAVWSPTHVQVTVLQARGLRAKGPGGTSDAYAVIQVGKEKYATSVSERSLGAPVWREEATFELPPLLSSGPAAAATLQLTVLHRALLGLDKFLGRAEVDLRDLHRDQGRRKTQWYKLKSKPGKKDKERGEIEVDIQFMRNNMTASMFDLSMKDKSRNPFGKLKDKIKGKNKDSGSDTASAIIPSTTPSVDSDDESVGKDKKKKSKIKTLFSKSNLQKTPLSQSMSVLPTSKPEKVLLRPGDFQSQWDEDDNEDESSSASDVMSHKRTASTDLKQLNQVNFTLPKKEGLSFLGGLRSKNDVLSRSNVCINGNHVYLEQPEGKGETKDSSPSSSPSPRGFRKKHLFSSTENLAAGSWKEPAEGGGLSSDRRFSESSTKDSLKSMTLPSYRPAPLVSGDLRENMAPANSEAAKEAKESKKPESRRSSLLSLMTGKKDAAKSSEGENPLTVLGREKEGMLMGVKPGEDASGPAEDLVRRSEKDTAAVVSRQGSSLNPFEDVQITEPEAEPESKSEPKPPISSQRAPQTRAVKPRLEVSPEAQPTARLPSPADSPSSLPLPSSSGQAPVPSELGHGTDTQSSESLSVFSSLSSPIAAPISTSTPIESCPLIDRGQAKSEEPPLLPKAELQTESLTPVPNSGSSAPGSLFKQPSIPANKGTENSLMGRTRETGTEKNTSSLELEESLPEQPETGRQEEELPRFPHKKQDYSPSSGEAQEVPSALSLGSDGAASPVGELVAGGDKDLESQAGSLVGSKARDAVEEAAPPLPMGESVPCIDSTMQKLEEMGLNLREGQKKTKKRVSFSEQLFTEEVVERAVPLVEGHSSCPQELTPAWAVAGNASDGEPPGSPHTEDSERESVTTPGPATCGAPASLAGHLLLPSQEESFSEGPTSEASSAKDTPLFRMEGEHALVTQYQSKASDHEGLLSDPLSDLQLASDFKSPATADLNLSLPSIPEVASDDERIDQVEDDRDQVEDDGETAKSSTLDIGASSLSLVVPCPERGKGPSGKADRLALGEGLRDFSLQAPKASVTAPSEQTTEFGIYKPHLGKSSSSDEQLPGPSGGEEEKPMGNGSPSPPPGTSLDNPVPSPSPSELFPATQSFPSSAHSDTHHTSTAESQKKATAEGSAGRVENFGKRKPLLQAWVSPSETHPVSAQPGAGTGSAKHRLHPVKPMNATTTKVANSSLGTATIISENLNNEAMMKKYSPSDPAFAYAQLTHDELIQLVLKQKETISKKEFQVRELEDYIDNLLVRVMEETPNILRIPTQVGKKAGKM
- the RAB11FIP1 gene encoding rab11 family-interacting protein 1 isoform X2: MSLMASAGRGLGAVWSPTHVQVTVLQARGLRAKGPGGTSDAYAVIQVGKEKYATSVSERSLGAPVWREEATFELPPLLSSGPAAAATLQLTVLHRALLGLDKFLGRAEVDLRDLHRDQGRRKTQWYKLKSKPGKKDKERGEIEVDIQFMRNNMTASMFDLSMKDKSRNPFGKLKDKIKGKNKDSGSDTASAIIPSTTPSVDSDDESVGKDKKKKSKIKTLFSKSNLQKTPLSQSMSVLPTSKPEKVLLRPGDFQSQWDEDDNEDESSSASDVMSHKRTASTDLKQLNQVNFTLPKKEGLSFLGGLRSKNDVLSRSNVCINGNHVYLEQPEGKGETKDSSPSSSPSPRGFRKKHLFSSTENLAAGSWKEPAEGGGLSSDRRFSESSTKDSLKSMTLPSYRPAPLVSGDLRENMAPANSEAAKEAKESKKPESRRSSLLSLMTGKKDAAKSSEGENPLTVLGREKEGMLMGVKPGEDASGPAEDLVRRSEKDTAAVVSRQGSSLNPFEDVQITEPEAEPESKSEPKPPISSQRAPQTRAVKPRLHPVKPMNATTTKVANSSLGTATIISENLNNEAMMKKYSPSDPAFAYAQLTHDELIQLVLKQKETISKKEFQVRELEDYIDNLLVRVMEETPNILRIPTQVGKKAGKM